The genomic stretch TAACTTTTTCATTCTTTAACTTATTTAAATATAAAACAATGAAAAAGTAAGGAAGTTCCACAATGATCAGATAACAGGCAATCACTTCGATTTAAAAATGAAATATACGGCCAGCACTAGAAAACAAAACCCAATAATATGGTTTGTCCGTATGGTTTCATTTTTAAAAACGAGTAGCGTAAATCCCGAAAAAACCAATAAGGTAATTACCTCCTGAATCACTTTAAGTTCTACCAGACTAAACGGCCCGCCATTTCCCTGATATCCTATTTTATTAGCTGGAACCTGGAAGCAATATTCAAAAAATGCAATAGCCCAGCTGATGAGTATAATAACGGGTAATCCGAACTTACTAAATGTTTTCCATTCTGCAAATTTCAAATGCCCGTACCAGGCTAATGTCATGAACACATTCGAAAGTGTAAGGAGTAAAATGGTGTAAAATATTTTCATAAATCAAAATTGCTATTTCGATGGAAAGATATTAAATATGTAAGGTACATAGAGTCATACATATCTTTTATCCCGCAGATTGCGCAAATTAATATTGGATTTGAATGCAAATATTTAGGAATTATAAAAAGAATAATTAATATATTAATTGCGGCATTTAATAAAAATGTATGGCAATTGAATAAGTGTAGAACCAATTAATAAATAATTTATTTACATTAACTGCATATTTTGAAACATCCTTTTTAATTAATGAATAAGGTAATGACAGAAAATGAAGTTTCGTATAAAATACGTGGTCCCATTTTTAAGGTCTACAATTCGTTGGGTCCCGGTTTGCTTGAATCTTCATATGAAGCCGCATTAAAGTATGAGCTTCAAAAGGAAGGACTAATCGTTAAGCAACAAGTCGCATTGCCAGTCATTTATGATAATCTTCATATGGAAATTGGATATAGGATTGATTTGTTGGTTGAAGGCAAAGTGATTGTTGAAATTAAGTCGATTGAAAACCTGGCTGAAGTCCGCCACAAGCAAGTCATTACATATTTACGGTTATCTGGTAAAAAACTCGGTATACTTGTGAATTTCAATTGCACTGAAATTTCAAAATCAATTTTCCGCAAAGTCAATTTCTTATGATAGTGGAATTTATCTGCATAGTATCTGCGCGATCAGCGGGAAACCAATCCTTCCATAAGTGGACTCCAAAAAAAAAACCTGCAACATTTCTATCGCAGGGTTTAAATATTAGTTTTAATAATCTATTTAACGAACTGCTATTTTATAATTGACTCCGCTGAAAGTCACAGTTCCGTTTTGATTTGGAGAAGCTTGTATACTGTGCATGATTCCCGCTACATGAGGGGAGGCCATAGACGTACCGCTCATGGTCGCATATCCGCCATTCTTATAAGTGGAGTATACAGAAGATCCGGTGGTGATCCAATCTATAGGTGGAGCCCCAAAGTTGGAGAATGATGACCAGGCTTTTGCACAAGTCATTGATGCAATAGTGTGAATGTTTGTTGCATTTACACAAGCCGGAGAATACAAACTTGCATTCGCAGAACTATTGCCTGCAGCCAATGCAATCCGGGTTCCTGCATTGCTTAAATTGGTTAATGCAGTTTTATAGCTTGAATTAGTTGCGCAATTGCTACCCCAATAACCTCCTAAACTCATGTTCAAAACATCTCCGGCTTCATCATAAGTTGCAATATGATTCAAACCATTTAGAATTTTGGATGTTTGGCCTGACCCTTGGCAATTCAAGACTCTTACGGGAACAACTGGCGCTCCTGCAGAAACACCAATCACTCCTATGGTATTATCCTTTGCAGCTGCAGTTCCTGCAACATGTGTACCGTGACCATGGCAATCGTCTGGAGTTCCGCCTACAAATGATTTTGCATAAGTCGAATTGGTCACTACATTTAAATCCGGATGATCAAGATCGATACCGGTATCAGCTATCCAAATCCATTTTGTTGATGTTGATCCATCCGCAGAACCGCCAGCATTGGTAATGCCGCAAGGCAGGGTTTGTGCGCGCGATTTAATGCCACTATCTTCAATAGTAATATCCGGTAAACGGACTTCCATGTCTTGTTCGATGAATTCTACCATCGGGTTTTTCAACAATATTGCCAACTGTGTCTTGTCAAGTTTAAGTGCAACTCCATAAAACACTTCTGAATAGTAATCAGTGATTTGGGTGGCAGGAATACCTGATGGTATCATTAATTTATGAACCTGTTCTTGGAAATAAGACAATTTCCTTGATGAAACAGATTCAGCTTCTTCGCGTGAGACGGAAGTCATCACGCCGGTGTAATCTTTCATGAAGATTGATTTGAACATCACGATGTAACTTCCTTCAACGACATTGCTTGAAGGAATGAGCAATGGGGCGATGCTTGATTCAGCAACTTCCTTTTGGCAAGCTGTTATCAACATCAGGATTGCAGCAAATGCTGATGCAATTTTAATGTTTGAATTTTTCATAAGCATAAAATATTGTTTTGAGGTTTAACGAATTCAAAGATAAAGTAATTATAAAACTTCAACAATACCTAGTAAAAATATTAGTTTGAAATCTTAAAAATTATTCCATTCCTTCCAACATAGGCACAAACCGAAAATCTCCAAATCGCTCTTCCCTGGTTTCAGTCTCAGTAATCTTGGTAATCCTTAGCATTTCTTGAAAACTTCCTTTGTTTAATGGAATCACCAGGCAACCGCCGTTCTTGAGTTGACGGATTAAATCATTTGGGATCATGGGAGCAGCTGCTGTAACGAGGATCTTGTCGAAAGGAGCAAACATGGGCAAACCTTTGAAGCCGTCCCCATAAAATGTGCGGATCCCTTTATACCCCAGTTCGCTTAAAAGTTGAGTGGTCTTTAAATACAAGGGTTTGTGACGTTCAATGGAATAAACTTTAGCCCCCAGTTCAAATAAAATGCTGGCCTGGTAACCGCTGCCCAAACCAATTTCCAGAATTTTATCCTTGGCTTCCACTTTTAACAGCGCCGTTTGGAAGGCTACCGTGTAAGGCTGAGAGATCGTTTGTTCGCAATCTATGGGAAATGCGTTATCCTTATAAGCCCATTCTTCAAATGCTTTGTCCAAAAACAAGTGACGTGGTACTTTTGCCAATGCTGCCAGAACTCGCTCGTCAGTAATACCTTTTCCTTTAATTTCATCGATCAGTTGGTTTCTTAATCCTTTGTGCCGGTAGGTATCCTGAAGTTTTCGCATGGGACAAATATATATAATATTTATTTAATATGTTTTTTTGTTTGAATTGTTGCGTTTTTGCCAAATCTTTGCGGTATATTAGAATACAATGTATAACATCAGATTTGGAACAGACGGGTGGAGGGCCATTATCGCCAAGGACTTCACCGTTGAAAATGTAAACCGCGTCGCAGAAGCAAGTTGTAAATGGTTAAAACAACGAGGATTTCATAAAGTCGTCATCGGACACGATTGTCGATTTGGTGGTCAAATGTTTTTGGAAGAAATTGCTTGTACTTTTGCAAACGAAGGCATTCAATGTTTGATTGCCAGGGGATTTGTTAGTACTCCTATGGTTTCTTTGGGCGTTTTACAAAATGCGGCTCATTTGGGTGTTGTCATTACTGCTAGTCACAATCCTGCTTCCTACAATGGCTATAAATTAAAGTCTTCCTTGGGTGGTCCGCTCTTGCCGAAAGGTATAGCGGAAATCGAAGCGTTAATACCTGCAGAGGCCAAATTAAGGGAAATGGATTTTGAATCGTGTTTGAAAAATGGATTGATCGAATACATCGATTTAGAAGCCGCTTATATCCACCATGTTCAAAGTCATTTTGATTTGCAAAAAATACGAACGAATGTTAGTTTAGCCTACGATGCTATGTATGGTGCTGGTCAAAATGTGATGAAACAGATATACCCGGAAATGGTTCCATTTCATTGCCATTACAATCCGGGTTTCGAGAACCTGCCTCCTGAACCCATCGAGCGCAATTTACAGGAGATCATGAAATTCCTTGCAAAACATCCCGGCCAATTTATTGGTGTAGCCAATGATGGTGATGCAGATAGACTTGCTTTCATCGATTCAAAGGGCAACATGGTGGACTCCCATCATGTTTTGTTGTTGCTCTTGTATTATCTGGTTGTTTATAAAAAGCAAACCGGAGCAGTTGTGGTCAGCTTTTCAGTGACCAATAAATTAAAAAAATTGGCAGACCATTTTGGATTAGAATGCATCATTACTAAAATTGGTTTTAAATATATTGCTGAATACATGACCACAAAGGAAGTGCTTGTGGGCGGAGAAGAATCTGGCGGGTTGGCCATTAAAGGACATATCCCTGAGCGGGATGGTATATGGATCGCATTGACCTTGCTGCAATATATTGCGGAAACAGGCAAAACTCTTGAAGAATTAATTGATGAAGTTTATCAAATTGTGGGTCCCTTTTATTATGATCGCTGGGATCTTTCCCTTTCTGAATATCAAATAAATTTAGTGAAGGAGTCGCTCCATAATGGAATTTCAGAATGGGGAAACCAAAAAGTACTTATAGAAGAAAATCTGGATGGTTATAAATATCATTTTCAAAATGATCGCTGGTTGCTGATTCGAACTTCAGGCACAGAACCGGTATTGCGAATTTATGCGCAGGCCGAAAATAAACAGGAAGTTTTGAATTTACTCAATCAGGCAAGGGCAGTCCTGAAGGTCTAATCATGGCTGTATGCGGAATATTATCCTCTAAATATTCTTCTCCCATACATTCAAAACCAAATGATTCATAAAACGGAATCAAATAAGATTGTGCCGAAATTTTAACGGCTGTGTCTGGAAAAAAACTTTCACTATATGCAAGGCTTTGTTTCATGATTAATTTTCCCGCACCGGTCCTTCTGAAATTTTTGTGGCTGACCACACGGCCTATAGAACTGTAGCCATCATAAGAAATGCCCGGCGGAACTAATCTGCTCCCGGCTACGATCTGTTCTCCCTGTTTCCCGATTACATGGTAACAATGGGGATCTTTTCCATCCAAATCCTGATAAGGGCAATTTTGTTCTAATACAAATACTTCAAGTCGCAGCTGTATGATACCATAAAGCTCATCGAGTTTAAGTTGATTGAAATGTTTTACAATGATTTCCAAGACAGGGCGAAAATAATGAGATATTTCATTTTAATGGAAATTCTGATTAAAACTTGAGAGTCTTCTCATGATAGAAGGGAAAATGATTATCTAAAATCTCAAGCATAAAAATTTCTTAACTCAATAATATTCCTCATCCTGCCAATCCTATAAATCCTCAAATCTTAGTCTATCTTAGTTAAGAACACCGGTGCCATTTGTATTTTTAGACTATTGTCTGTAAGCTGTTTCAATTCTTTGGTTTTCCAGTTCATAAGCATGATATGGAACTGTTTTTCTTCCGGATCAGATCGGTTAAAGGCCAGCCATTGTCCATCCGGACTCCAGTCATGCCAACCATCGGCATGATCGCTCTCCAAAACCTTCCATCGCTTGCTTCCATCAGGTGTAACTCCAAAAATACCATGCTTGCCATCTTGTTTAGAAATATAGCTAATGAAGTTTTCAGTGGGATGCCAACGGGCTGCACCGGCTTTGTATCCATAGTCTTTGAATGAAATATTATCTTTTGGATACTCGGTAAGTTTTCGGACATGACTTCCATCCGAATTCATAATGTAAAGCTCTTCAGTTTCATTGCGGTCTCTTTTGTTTTTCTTGTAAGTATATACAATGTACTTTCCATCATTTGAGAACAGTGGGTCTCTGAAATATGCAGCAGTGTCTTTTGTCAATTGTGTAAATGTTCCCGTTTGTGTGTTGATTAAAAACAACTGATGTCTGATGTCTTTTCCAATGCGTCCGGTAACAATCATTTCATCGCCATTGTTTCGACTCCCCATCCAGCTGTCTTCGAGTCGCAGATTGCTGATTTTGCGAACATGGGCACCATCCGGATTCATTTCATATAAATAATAATTCCGGTAAGCACTGTCGCGGTCGCTTATAAAGAACAAACGATTGTCAAAGGCATAATAGGTCCATGCAACATCTTTGTGTTGAGTGAGGTTTTTTTTATCGCCGCCATCCATGTTCATGATCATAATTTCCCAGTCATCGGCGGTCGTATCCAAAGTACGAATGTTGTAGGCTATCAGATAGGGATTTTCTTTATTTGATATTGATTGCGTCATACACGGCAAAGAGGTCAAACAGAACAAAAATGCGATGCTTAAAAGATTAAAAAATTTCATATTTTTTAAATTTGGTTAAATGCAGCTTTTTTTTTTTGCAAAGAAATACAGGAACAGCGAAATGGATTTGTAAAAAATTGACCTCAGCCAACTGCAACGTAATTCGTAAAATCGCTGTGAAGTTTTCGATATTGTTTCGGACTAAATCCCGAGAATAACTTAAACTCATGATGAAAATGAGCTAGATCGTAATAACCGCATTGCATCGCAATTTCAGACCAGGTTTTGAGCGGGTCTTCTTCCGCAAAATG from Saprospiraceae bacterium encodes the following:
- a CDS encoding DMT family protein, whose translation is MKIFYTILLLTLSNVFMTLAWYGHLKFAEWKTFSKFGLPVIILISWAIAFFEYCFQVPANKIGYQGNGGPFSLVELKVIQEVITLLVFSGFTLLVFKNETIRTNHIIGFCFLVLAVYFIFKSK
- a CDS encoding GxxExxY protein — protein: MTENEVSYKIRGPIFKVYNSLGPGLLESSYEAALKYELQKEGLIVKQQVALPVIYDNLHMEIGYRIDLLVEGKVIVEIKSIENLAEVRHKQVITYLRLSGKKLGILVNFNCTEISKSIFRKVNFL
- a CDS encoding S8 family serine peptidase, with the protein product MKNSNIKIASAFAAILMLITACQKEVAESSIAPLLIPSSNVVEGSYIVMFKSIFMKDYTGVMTSVSREEAESVSSRKLSYFQEQVHKLMIPSGIPATQITDYYSEVFYGVALKLDKTQLAILLKNPMVEFIEQDMEVRLPDITIEDSGIKSRAQTLPCGITNAGGSADGSTSTKWIWIADTGIDLDHPDLNVVTNSTYAKSFVGGTPDDCHGHGTHVAGTAAAKDNTIGVIGVSAGAPVVPVRVLNCQGSGQTSKILNGLNHIATYDEAGDVLNMSLGGYWGSNCATNSSYKTALTNLSNAGTRIALAAGNSSANASLYSPACVNATNIHTIASMTCAKAWSSFSNFGAPPIDWITTGSSVYSTYKNGGYATMSGTSMASPHVAGIMHSIQASPNQNGTVTFSGVNYKIAVR
- a CDS encoding protein-L-isoaspartate(D-aspartate) O-methyltransferase; amino-acid sequence: MRKLQDTYRHKGLRNQLIDEIKGKGITDERVLAALAKVPRHLFLDKAFEEWAYKDNAFPIDCEQTISQPYTVAFQTALLKVEAKDKILEIGLGSGYQASILFELGAKVYSIERHKPLYLKTTQLLSELGYKGIRTFYGDGFKGLPMFAPFDKILVTAAAPMIPNDLIRQLKNGGCLVIPLNKGSFQEMLRITKITETETREERFGDFRFVPMLEGME
- a CDS encoding phosphoglucomutase/phosphomannomutase family protein — protein: MYNIRFGTDGWRAIIAKDFTVENVNRVAEASCKWLKQRGFHKVVIGHDCRFGGQMFLEEIACTFANEGIQCLIARGFVSTPMVSLGVLQNAAHLGVVITASHNPASYNGYKLKSSLGGPLLPKGIAEIEALIPAEAKLREMDFESCLKNGLIEYIDLEAAYIHHVQSHFDLQKIRTNVSLAYDAMYGAGQNVMKQIYPEMVPFHCHYNPGFENLPPEPIERNLQEIMKFLAKHPGQFIGVANDGDADRLAFIDSKGNMVDSHHVLLLLLYYLVVYKKQTGAVVVSFSVTNKLKKLADHFGLECIITKIGFKYIAEYMTTKEVLVGGEESGGLAIKGHIPERDGIWIALTLLQYIAETGKTLEELIDEVYQIVGPFYYDRWDLSLSEYQINLVKESLHNGISEWGNQKVLIEENLDGYKYHFQNDRWLLIRTSGTEPVLRIYAQAENKQEVLNLLNQARAVLKV
- a CDS encoding GNAT family N-acetyltransferase, with the translated sequence MEIIVKHFNQLKLDELYGIIQLRLEVFVLEQNCPYQDLDGKDPHCYHVIGKQGEQIVAGSRLVPPGISYDGYSSIGRVVSHKNFRRTGAGKLIMKQSLAYSESFFPDTAVKISAQSYLIPFYESFGFECMGEEYLEDNIPHTAMIRPSGLPLPD
- a CDS encoding PD40 domain-containing protein, with the translated sequence MKFFNLLSIAFLFCLTSLPCMTQSISNKENPYLIAYNIRTLDTTADDWEIMIMNMDGGDKKNLTQHKDVAWTYYAFDNRLFFISDRDSAYRNYYLYEMNPDGAHVRKISNLRLEDSWMGSRNNGDEMIVTGRIGKDIRHQLFLINTQTGTFTQLTKDTAAYFRDPLFSNDGKYIVYTYKKNKRDRNETEELYIMNSDGSHVRKLTEYPKDNISFKDYGYKAGAARWHPTENFISYISKQDGKHGIFGVTPDGSKRWKVLESDHADGWHDWSPDGQWLAFNRSDPEEKQFHIMLMNWKTKELKQLTDNSLKIQMAPVFLTKID